A stretch of the Candidatus Methylopumilus planktonicus genome encodes the following:
- the hrcA gene encoding heat-inducible transcriptional repressor HrcA, translating to MLDKRAQILLKTLIEQHIYDGQPVGSRTLSQSSGLDLSPASIRNTMKDLEDLGFITSPHTSAGRIPTQLGYRLFVDSLLTVKPLDDKAIRSLKDQMNIGDNKKIISNAADILSTLTHFAGVVLIPKAKKTTFKHLEFIGLSEKKILVIIVTNDGNVQNRIVMTEKHYTHDDLVEATNYFNHNFSGNTFAKVKDTLVDELSKMHADMIKLMTAAIEVGNDVISPESESIVITGQNNLIQSEELAKNISSLRKIFEIFEKRTALMKLLDQSQLGEGIQIFIGNESGYSSLDECSLITSPYETDGEIVGTLGVIGPTRMAYERVIPIVDITAKLLSNALSQH from the coding sequence ATGCTAGATAAGCGCGCCCAAATTCTTCTAAAAACCCTCATCGAGCAACATATTTATGATGGGCAGCCTGTGGGATCTAGAACCCTCTCTCAATCGTCAGGCCTTGACTTAAGTCCAGCTTCTATTCGTAATACCATGAAAGATCTAGAAGATCTCGGTTTTATCACAAGCCCCCATACTTCAGCAGGAAGAATTCCTACGCAATTAGGTTACAGACTCTTTGTAGATTCTCTTCTAACTGTAAAACCTTTGGACGACAAAGCCATTCGCTCATTAAAAGATCAAATGAATATTGGTGACAATAAAAAAATTATTAGTAATGCTGCGGATATCTTATCAACACTGACTCATTTTGCGGGTGTAGTACTTATTCCTAAGGCTAAGAAAACAACCTTTAAACATTTAGAATTTATAGGCCTATCTGAGAAAAAAATTCTTGTCATCATTGTCACAAATGATGGCAATGTTCAAAACAGAATTGTAATGACAGAAAAGCACTACACTCATGATGACTTAGTTGAGGCTACAAATTATTTTAATCACAACTTTAGTGGCAATACTTTTGCTAAAGTCAAAGATACACTCGTGGACGAATTATCTAAAATGCATGCTGATATGATTAAACTTATGACGGCAGCTATTGAAGTTGGTAATGATGTCATTTCGCCAGAGAGTGAATCGATCGTGATCACGGGTCAAAATAACCTGATCCAATCTGAAGAACTCGCAAAAAATATATCGAGCTTAAGAAAAATTTTTGAGATATTTGAAAAGCGAACAGCGCTTATGAAACTTCTTGATCAAAGCCAGCTTGGGGAAGGCATTCAAATCTTTATTGGAAATGAATCCGGATATTCTTCTCTAGACGAATGTAGTCTTATTACATCGCCATATGAAACAGATGGTGAAATTGTAGGCACCCTTGGTGTGATTGGTCCTACAAGAATGGCTTACGAAAGAGTCATTCCTATTGTCGATATCACAGCAAAACTTCTTTCTAACGCACTGAGTCAACACTAA
- the hemH gene encoding ferrochelatase: MNYYTKEPQYQHGDPPKIGIILANLGTPDSLSTHAVRKYLQQFLMDRRVVEVPRFIWCWILHFIILVFRPGSSAKKYAKVWTKKGSPLLVNASNQTKALTLKIKKSVSQPIEVELGMSYGNPSMKNAVLKLKEKNCTKILLLPLYPQYAASSSASAMDALWRILLKTRNVPAVRTIRNYHDHPLYINALKLSILQFWKKNGKPTKLVMSFHGIPKKSLMQGDPYHCECYKTARLLAEALKLKENEYVVSFQSRFGRAEWLKPYYAEMMADLGKKKEKNVHVICPGFSSDCLETLEEINIEGRHIFLSHGGKSFSYIPALNDNSDWIDAMQGIILENLQGWIDKNWTAKKESNNSAITKKRAALVEKKQP; encoded by the coding sequence ATGAATTACTATACAAAAGAACCACAATATCAACATGGCGATCCGCCAAAAATAGGGATTATCCTCGCAAACTTAGGCACCCCTGATTCTCTTAGCACGCATGCCGTAAGAAAATATTTACAACAGTTTCTTATGGATCGAAGAGTGGTCGAAGTGCCACGATTTATTTGGTGCTGGATACTTCATTTCATTATTTTAGTCTTTAGGCCAGGAAGTTCAGCAAAAAAATATGCAAAAGTTTGGACTAAAAAAGGCTCCCCTCTTTTAGTAAATGCGTCAAATCAAACAAAAGCATTAACCCTAAAAATTAAAAAGTCAGTATCTCAGCCCATTGAGGTTGAATTAGGAATGTCCTACGGCAATCCTTCAATGAAAAATGCGGTCCTCAAATTAAAAGAAAAAAATTGCACTAAAATTCTCTTGCTTCCACTCTATCCCCAGTATGCTGCTTCATCAAGTGCATCTGCAATGGACGCGCTATGGCGCATTCTTCTTAAAACAAGAAATGTGCCTGCAGTGAGAACTATTAGGAATTATCACGACCATCCTCTTTATATTAATGCGCTTAAATTATCTATTCTGCAATTCTGGAAAAAAAATGGAAAGCCTACAAAGTTAGTGATGAGCTTTCATGGGATCCCAAAAAAATCATTAATGCAAGGCGATCCTTATCATTGTGAATGCTATAAAACCGCTCGCTTACTTGCCGAAGCTCTAAAATTAAAAGAGAACGAATATGTGGTCTCATTCCAGTCGCGCTTTGGAAGAGCCGAATGGCTAAAGCCTTATTACGCTGAGATGATGGCTGACCTAGGAAAAAAGAAAGAGAAAAATGTTCATGTTATTTGTCCGGGATTCTCAAGTGACTGCTTAGAAACCTTAGAAGAAATTAATATTGAAGGTAGGCACATTTTCCTAAGTCACGGCGGTAAAAGCTTTAGTTATATACCTGCTCTCAATGACAATTCAGATTGGATTGATGCGATGCAAGGTATAATTCTAGAAAATTTACAAGGTTGGATTGATAAAAACTGGACTGCTAAAAAAGAATCTAACAATTCAGCTATCACTAAAAAAAGAGCTGCGCTTGTTGAAAAGAAACAGCCTTAA
- the rfaD gene encoding ADP-glyceromanno-heptose 6-epimerase, with the protein MIILTGGAGMIGSVIAWHLNSILDKKDIIIVDDIQHPDQRNNLSKRTYIDYLDKDDLFPWLEKKKEIEAIIHMGAISATTETNFNKLLNQNIRYSQNLWRYAADHGVPFLYASSAATYGGGEFGYDDNESELRKLSPLNAYGYSKQFFDQWVVQQVTAKEKTPPQWCGFKFFNVYGPNEYHKDRMASVVFHAFNQLKAEGEIRLFKSDRPDYKDGMQLRDFVYVKDAAAAVLHFLSHKKHSGIYNVGTGKASSFKALAESLVKSIKGDLNAIKYIDMPNDLKGKYQYFTEANIKKLKDAGYTKPFHTIEEGIKDYAINYLTKSDTYA; encoded by the coding sequence ATGATAATACTTACGGGTGGTGCTGGCATGATTGGAAGTGTCATTGCTTGGCATCTTAATAGCATTCTCGATAAAAAAGATATCATCATCGTCGATGATATTCAGCATCCAGATCAACGGAATAATTTAAGCAAGCGAACGTATATTGATTACCTTGATAAAGATGATCTTTTTCCTTGGTTGGAAAAGAAAAAAGAGATTGAAGCAATCATTCATATGGGCGCTATCAGTGCTACAACCGAAACTAATTTTAATAAGCTTTTAAATCAAAATATTCGTTACAGTCAAAATCTATGGCGCTATGCAGCGGATCATGGCGTGCCTTTCCTTTATGCAAGCTCCGCGGCTACCTATGGCGGAGGCGAATTTGGCTATGATGACAATGAATCAGAGCTAAGGAAACTATCGCCTCTTAATGCTTACGGCTATTCAAAACAATTTTTCGACCAATGGGTAGTGCAGCAAGTCACTGCAAAAGAAAAAACACCTCCTCAATGGTGTGGATTTAAATTTTTTAATGTCTATGGTCCAAACGAATATCATAAAGATAGAATGGCAAGCGTTGTATTTCATGCATTTAATCAACTTAAAGCAGAGGGTGAAATTAGACTCTTCAAGAGCGATCGTCCCGATTATAAAGATGGCATGCAATTAAGAGATTTTGTTTATGTAAAAGATGCAGCAGCAGCTGTTTTACATTTTTTAAGTCACAAAAAACATTCAGGTATCTATAATGTAGGTACAGGAAAAGCCTCAAGTTTTAAAGCGCTTGCAGAATCTCTTGTGAAAAGTATTAAGGGCGATCTAAATGCAATTAAATATATTGATATGCCAAATGATCTTAAGGGAAAATATCAATACTTTACTGAGGCTAATATAAAAAAACTAAAGGATGCTGGATATACAAAGCCTTTTCATACGATTGAAGAGGGTATTAAAGATTACGCAATAAATTATTTAACTAAAAGTGATACTTACGCATGA
- a CDS encoding D-sedoheptulose 7-phosphate isomerase: MSNENLKKIESIFNEHQKTIQKLTLLIPQISEIAGLIKKTLHSGGKVLIFGNGGSASDSQHIAAEIVGRFVKERKGLPAIALTTDTSIITAVANDYGYEHIFSRQIEALCLKHDVVIGISTSGNSKNVIKGLEKANTLGAMTIGLTGGDGGLIKKIATHAIVVDSNETARIQEAHILIGHTICELIDEGQ, encoded by the coding sequence ATGAGTAATGAAAATTTAAAAAAAATAGAATCTATTTTTAATGAGCATCAAAAGACGATTCAAAAATTAACCTTGCTCATTCCACAGATAAGTGAAATAGCAGGTCTGATAAAAAAAACACTTCACTCAGGGGGTAAAGTGCTTATTTTTGGAAATGGCGGTAGCGCTTCTGACAGTCAACATATTGCGGCAGAAATTGTAGGCAGATTTGTAAAGGAACGTAAAGGGCTTCCAGCTATTGCACTAACGACAGACACTTCAATTATTACTGCTGTTGCAAATGACTATGGCTATGAGCATATTTTTTCAAGACAAATCGAAGCGCTATGTTTAAAACATGATGTAGTGATTGGCATTTCTACATCAGGTAATAGTAAAAATGTCATTAAAGGACTAGAAAAAGCGAATACATTAGGCGCTATGACGATTGGCCTAACAGGTGGTGATGGCGGTCTCATTAAAAAAATAGCAACACACGCTATTGTTGTAGACTCAAATGAAACAGCAAGAATTCAAGAGGCGCATATTCTCATTGGACATACGATCTGCGAACTCATTGATGAAGGTCAATAG
- the rfaE2 gene encoding D-glycero-beta-D-manno-heptose 1-phosphate adenylyltransferase, with the protein MSEIDIIKNKFNAKNQWALVVGDLMLDRYLIGSVSRISPEAPVPVVRLKESFDRIGGSGNVAANLAQLGIKTVLAGQIGDDGDGKKLLDILKKNHIGVDGIVKDKNPTTTKTRIIGEHQQMMRIDQEATADLIDSKPLIKRISTLLNKKPSIVILSDYAKGVLSEALCQHVIKLAKSKKIPVLVDPKGIDYSKYKNATAITPNKKEAIEACHIHVTKNPNFLTPLLKLKKSLNLQFIAMTKGEDGIDLVQKNTIKNLPAVNQQQVFDVSGAGDTVIATLAACMIARMPIENCLNIANVAAGIVIGKLGTIPITLQTLIETLSSKHSDQEKKIHSLSRLMEQVLIWKKQKKKIVFTNGCFDILHAGHVTYLEKAKKLGDILILALNSDSSVTKLKGKSRPVIHQEDRARVLSALSSVDSIIIFSETTPLHLIKKIQPDILVKGSDYKKNQVVGHKELKKWHGKVELVSVVPGRSTSAIIKKIS; encoded by the coding sequence ATGAGTGAAATTGATATCATTAAAAATAAATTTAACGCAAAAAATCAGTGGGCTTTAGTGGTTGGTGATTTAATGTTAGATCGCTATTTAATAGGTAGCGTCTCAAGAATCTCTCCCGAAGCTCCAGTGCCAGTTGTCAGATTAAAGGAGTCATTTGATCGCATTGGCGGATCAGGCAATGTCGCAGCTAATCTAGCTCAGTTAGGTATCAAAACAGTTTTAGCTGGCCAAATTGGTGATGATGGTGATGGTAAAAAGTTACTTGATATTCTCAAAAAAAATCATATTGGTGTAGATGGTATTGTCAAAGACAAGAATCCCACAACTACAAAAACACGGATTATTGGCGAACATCAACAAATGATGAGAATTGATCAAGAGGCAACAGCAGATTTGATTGATTCTAAACCACTGATTAAAAGAATATCAACGCTCCTTAATAAAAAGCCTTCTATTGTTATATTGTCAGACTATGCAAAAGGGGTGTTAAGTGAAGCGCTATGTCAGCATGTTATTAAACTCGCAAAATCAAAAAAGATACCTGTGCTAGTAGACCCTAAAGGGATTGACTACAGTAAATATAAAAATGCAACTGCGATAACTCCAAACAAAAAAGAAGCTATCGAAGCTTGCCATATTCATGTCACAAAAAATCCGAACTTTTTAACGCCCCTTCTAAAATTAAAAAAATCTCTTAATTTGCAATTTATTGCCATGACGAAAGGAGAGGATGGTATTGATTTAGTGCAGAAAAATACTATTAAAAATTTGCCTGCCGTCAATCAACAGCAGGTATTTGATGTATCAGGAGCGGGCGACACAGTTATTGCAACGCTTGCAGCGTGCATGATTGCGAGGATGCCTATTGAGAATTGTCTTAATATTGCAAATGTAGCTGCAGGTATAGTAATTGGAAAATTAGGCACTATCCCTATTACGCTTCAAACCCTCATAGAAACTTTAAGTTCTAAGCATTCTGATCAAGAGAAAAAAATTCATTCCCTCTCGCGGCTCATGGAGCAAGTTCTGATTTGGAAAAAACAGAAAAAGAAAATTGTATTCACAAACGGCTGCTTTGATATTCTTCATGCAGGTCACGTGACTTATCTAGAAAAAGCAAAAAAATTAGGTGACATACTTATCTTAGCGCTTAATAGTGACTCGTCAGTCACAAAACTAAAAGGCAAATCAAGGCCTGTGATTCACCAAGAAGATCGAGCGAGAGTTCTTTCAGCCCTCTCTTCTGTAGATAGTATTATCATTTTTAGCGAAACTACACCGCTTCATTTAATAAAAAAAATTCAGCCTGACATTTTAGTTAAAGGTAGTGATTATAAAAAAAATCAAGTTGTAGGCCATAAAGAATTAAAAAAATGGCATGGCAAAGTTGAATTAGTTTCTGTTGTTCCTGGTAGAAGCACGAGTGCTATCATCAAAAAAATCTCTTAA
- the waaF gene encoding lipopolysaccharide heptosyltransferase II: protein MNPKKILIIGPSWLGDMVIAQKLFKTIKDIYPNSKLHVASPAWTIPLVSRMPEVDQSISLPFSHGELNILKRYQIAKVLRLEGYSQAIVLTNSFKSALIPFFAGIPKRTGFLGEMRFALINDCIKKDPSLYRTVDQFLALAPKSKNTKVSLSTSLISKPSQGKRILAGKLSRFKKVLGIAPGAEYGESKRWPIEYFADVANEAIQNGWEVISLGSANDQDLGKTLDRLTKNKVINLIGKTKLGEVIDVISLCQSFLSNDSGLMHVAASLNIKQVAIFGSSDPKKTPPLSRHAKLAYLGLSCSPCFERVCPLQHTNCLKNIRPSEIIKKLI, encoded by the coding sequence TTGAACCCAAAAAAAATTCTCATCATTGGACCATCATGGCTTGGTGATATGGTTATCGCACAAAAGCTATTTAAGACCATTAAAGATATTTATCCTAATAGCAAGCTTCACGTAGCCTCCCCTGCTTGGACAATTCCCTTAGTATCTAGAATGCCTGAGGTAGATCAATCCATTTCATTACCTTTTTCTCATGGCGAGCTAAATATACTCAAGCGTTATCAGATCGCTAAAGTTTTAAGATTGGAAGGTTATTCGCAAGCTATTGTCTTAACAAATTCATTTAAGTCCGCATTGATTCCATTTTTTGCAGGCATTCCAAAGCGCACTGGTTTTTTGGGAGAAATGCGCTTTGCTTTAATTAATGATTGCATTAAAAAAGATCCTTCACTGTATAGAACAGTTGATCAATTTTTAGCCCTTGCACCAAAATCGAAAAATACGAAAGTTAGTTTGTCTACAAGCTTAATCTCGAAGCCCAGTCAGGGTAAAAGAATTTTGGCAGGTAAATTAAGTAGGTTTAAAAAAGTTCTTGGTATCGCCCCTGGAGCAGAGTACGGTGAATCTAAAAGGTGGCCTATTGAGTATTTTGCAGATGTAGCAAATGAAGCTATACAAAATGGATGGGAAGTTATCTCGTTAGGCTCCGCAAACGATCAAGACTTAGGAAAAACATTAGATCGACTCACAAAAAACAAAGTGATTAATCTCATCGGCAAAACTAAACTCGGAGAAGTAATTGATGTAATAAGTTTGTGCCAATCATTTTTAAGTAATGATTCCGGACTTATGCATGTGGCGGCAAGTTTAAATATTAAACAAGTCGCTATTTTTGGCTCATCTGACCCTAAAAAAACTCCACCATTAAGTCGGCACGCAAAATTAGCTTATCTTGGTCTCTCATGCAGCCCTTGTTTCGAAAGAGTTTGCCCTCTTCAGCATACTAATTGCTTAAAAAATATTAGGCCTAGTGAAATTATTAAAAAACTTATTTAG
- a CDS encoding HAD family hydrolase, translating into MLPISQYKTILFDCDGVVLNSNFLKIEAYRLTALEFGASEEDVMKLVNHHIEYTGISRNIKFTYFLETILKKPVDELSMNHLLKQLNIEVERLLENCDIAEGLERLREKTKQAHWMIVSGGDQEEIIRLFSRKSLLKYFDVGIFGSPDSKEEIVARELKKSTGQSPALFIGDSKYDYQVAKKNNLDFIFLSGWTNFFEWKNFCEENKIEVHQKLDDLNH; encoded by the coding sequence ATGCTGCCTATTTCCCAATATAAAACAATCTTATTTGATTGTGATGGGGTTGTCCTAAATTCAAACTTCCTAAAAATAGAAGCATATCGCTTAACCGCATTAGAATTTGGAGCATCTGAAGAAGATGTTATGAAGTTAGTTAACCATCACATCGAATATACCGGCATATCTAGAAATATTAAATTTACCTATTTCTTAGAAACCATTCTTAAAAAGCCAGTAGATGAGTTATCAATGAATCATCTACTAAAACAATTGAACATTGAAGTCGAGAGACTCCTTGAAAATTGTGATATTGCTGAAGGCCTTGAAAGGCTCAGAGAAAAAACAAAACAGGCTCACTGGATGATTGTATCCGGTGGCGATCAAGAAGAAATTATTAGGCTCTTTTCCAGAAAATCATTATTAAAATATTTTGATGTTGGTATTTTTGGAAGCCCTGATTCAAAAGAAGAAATTGTGGCGCGTGAATTAAAAAAATCAACAGGGCAATCGCCCGCTCTGTTTATTGGAGATTCAAAATATGATTACCAAGTTGCAAAGAAGAATAATTTAGATTTTATTTTTTTAAGTGGCTGGACAAATTTCTTCGAGTGGAAAAATTTCTGTGAAGAAAATAAAATTGAAGTCCATCAAAAGCTAGACGATCTGAATCACTAA
- a CDS encoding bifunctional 4-hydroxy-2-oxoglutarate aldolase/2-dehydro-3-deoxy-phosphogluconate aldolase, whose translation MKTLDLANYGPVIPVIVIDKVEDAVPMAEALLAGGIKVLEVTLRTACAMDAMDRIIKHLPEAIVGAGTVRTKADASAAKSIGCQFAVSPGYTSELGKHCLDIGLPLLPGVSTGSEVMMANNDGYYFLKLFPAVAVGGINLLKGFAGPFSDVKFCPTGGVTVQSASDFLSLPNVPVCGGTWLTPKDLVANKNWEEITKLAKEASAIKRL comes from the coding sequence ATGAAGACATTAGATTTAGCAAATTATGGACCAGTGATACCGGTCATAGTGATTGATAAAGTTGAAGATGCTGTGCCTATGGCAGAGGCTCTTCTTGCAGGTGGTATCAAAGTGTTAGAAGTAACCTTAAGAACTGCATGCGCCATGGATGCCATGGATAGAATTATTAAGCATTTGCCAGAAGCTATTGTTGGCGCTGGCACAGTTAGAACTAAAGCAGATGCTTCAGCTGCAAAATCAATTGGTTGTCAGTTTGCAGTGAGCCCAGGCTATACAAGTGAACTAGGAAAGCATTGTTTAGATATTGGATTACCATTATTGCCTGGTGTGTCTACAGGTAGCGAAGTCATGATGGCAAATAATGATGGTTATTATTTCTTAAAACTTTTTCCTGCGGTTGCAGTGGGTGGCATTAATCTTCTAAAGGGATTTGCAGGTCCTTTTTCTGACGTTAAGTTTTGCCCAACAGGTGGTGTAACTGTTCAGTCAGCATCAGACTTTTTGAGTCTTCCTAATGTCCCTGTCTGTGGCGGAACCTGGCTGACCCCAAAAGATCTTGTCGCAAATAAAAATTGGGAAGAAATTACAAAGCTAGCAAAAGAAGCTAGTGCGATTAAACGTCTTTAG
- the edd gene encoding phosphogluconate dehydratase, with protein sequence MKHSIVEITERIKEKSRPTRLAYLARIDAMLQRQRGADRLGCANVAHAIAALPKNDKLRIVSEKKPNIAIVTAYNDMLSAHKPYENYPSIIRDEANKLDATAQVAGGVPAMCDGITQGEPGMELSLFSRDTIAMSSAIALSHDVFDGALMLGICDKIVPGLLIGALHFGHLPTIFVPAGPMSTGIDNTSKSKVREKYAQGLVGREELLASESAAYHGEGTCTFYGTANSNQMLMEAMGLHIPGAAFIHPSEDIREEITRESVRSLINIIGSKQKKPIGKLVDERVIVNAMAALLATGGSTNHLIHWVAIARAAGIIIDWTDFHDLAKSTPLLASIYPNGKADVNEFQTAGGPAFVIRELIETGCMYPDVMTISEGGLKEYTKKPSKEKGKLIWTDLPKKSGDETIVRTADHPFSESGGLKLLNGNLGRSVIKISAVPEDRYIIEGPAIIFDTQEELLSAFDRGELEKDFVAVVRFQGPKANGMPELHKLTPPLAVLQNKGFKVAIVTDGRMSGASGKIPAAIHLSPEASANGPIGKIRNGDTIRLNALVGTLNVLVDEDTWHEREYETLSDKHRNDNAHDIGRELFAGMRKNVLSAEEGAVTWL encoded by the coding sequence ATGAAACATTCCATAGTCGAAATTACCGAAAGAATTAAAGAAAAAAGTAGACCAACACGTCTTGCTTATTTAGCTCGCATAGATGCTATGCTTCAAAGGCAGCGAGGAGCAGATCGCCTCGGCTGCGCTAACGTTGCGCATGCAATCGCTGCTCTACCTAAAAATGACAAATTAAGAATTGTTAGTGAGAAGAAGCCTAACATTGCGATTGTGACGGCTTATAACGATATGCTTTCAGCACATAAGCCTTATGAAAATTACCCTTCAATTATTCGCGATGAAGCGAATAAGCTCGATGCTACTGCTCAGGTGGCTGGAGGCGTGCCCGCTATGTGTGATGGCATTACACAAGGCGAGCCAGGCATGGAGTTAAGCTTATTTTCTCGAGATACCATTGCGATGTCATCAGCAATTGCTTTGTCACATGATGTATTTGATGGCGCTCTCATGTTGGGTATTTGCGACAAAATTGTCCCTGGCTTATTAATCGGCGCATTGCATTTTGGCCATTTACCTACAATTTTTGTACCCGCAGGACCAATGTCTACCGGCATTGATAACACTTCAAAATCTAAAGTACGGGAAAAATATGCACAAGGATTAGTGGGGCGCGAGGAGCTGCTGGCTTCTGAGTCTGCCGCTTATCACGGGGAGGGTACATGTACATTTTATGGTACCGCGAACAGTAATCAAATGTTAATGGAAGCTATGGGACTTCATATTCCAGGCGCTGCATTTATCCATCCAAGTGAAGATATTAGAGAAGAAATTACTCGAGAGTCAGTAAGATCTCTAATAAACATCATTGGAAGTAAACAGAAGAAGCCAATTGGAAAATTGGTAGATGAGCGAGTCATAGTCAATGCAATGGCAGCATTGCTAGCGACAGGTGGATCAACAAATCATCTTATTCATTGGGTTGCGATTGCAAGAGCTGCAGGAATTATTATTGACTGGACAGATTTCCATGATCTTGCAAAGTCGACACCATTATTGGCAAGTATTTATCCAAACGGCAAAGCTGATGTAAATGAATTTCAAACTGCAGGCGGGCCTGCATTTGTGATTCGTGAACTCATTGAGACTGGATGCATGTATCCGGATGTTATGACTATCAGCGAAGGCGGCTTGAAAGAATATACAAAAAAACCTAGTAAAGAAAAGGGCAAACTTATTTGGACTGATCTTCCTAAAAAAAGTGGTGACGAAACTATTGTCAGAACTGCAGATCATCCATTCAGCGAGTCAGGCGGACTTAAATTATTAAATGGTAATCTTGGACGATCAGTCATTAAAATTTCTGCGGTGCCAGAAGATCGATATATTATCGAAGGCCCTGCAATTATTTTTGATACACAAGAGGAGCTTCTAAGTGCTTTCGATAGAGGAGAGCTCGAAAAAGATTTTGTTGCAGTCGTAAGATTCCAAGGGCCTAAAGCAAATGGAATGCCAGAGTTGCACAAACTGACGCCACCTTTAGCTGTGCTTCAAAACAAAGGGTTTAAAGTGGCTATAGTTACAGACGGAAGAATGAGTGGCGCTTCAGGAAAAATTCCAGCCGCAATTCATTTAAGTCCAGAGGCTTCAGCAAATGGACCTATTGGGAAAATCCGTAATGGCGATACGATTCGATTGAATGCGTTGGTAGGTACTCTCAACGTTTTAGTTGATGAAGATACATGGCATGAAAGAGAATATGAAACACTCTCAGACAAACATAGAAATGATAATGCCCATGATATTGGCCGCGAGTTATTTGCTGGTATGAGAAAAAATGTGCTATCTGCCGAAGAAGGGGCAGTCACATGGCTTTAA
- the waaC gene encoding lipopolysaccharide heptosyltransferase I, producing the protein MVRILIIKTSSLGDVIHCLPVINDIKYFVPESSIDWLVEESFADVPRLHPGVNSVITISLRSWKKNLRKKSTWIGLYKSIRAIRENHYDIIIDFQGLLKSAFFTLFTRGDIHGFDKASIREAAASYFYKYTHPVSKQIHAVVRNRELASKCFQYELLDQSAHFGLEIHNINNFNLSERYVVLIHGSSKKSKQWPMEHWLKVIQFFNVLGLRVLLPWGNLEEYHFSKSLRKASTNSLVLPKMNISDLANIISGAKCLIGVDSGLTHLGNALGIPTIGLYLDSNPYLTGVYPNIKVPSVNLGEIGVTPTPESTISQIEAII; encoded by the coding sequence ATGGTTCGTATACTTATCATTAAAACATCCTCACTAGGAGATGTTATTCACTGTTTGCCTGTCATTAATGATATTAAGTATTTTGTCCCTGAGAGCTCTATTGATTGGCTGGTAGAGGAATCCTTCGCAGATGTGCCAAGGCTTCATCCAGGTGTTAACTCTGTCATAACCATCTCTCTTAGATCATGGAAAAAAAATCTTAGAAAAAAATCAACTTGGATTGGACTTTATAAATCAATTAGAGCTATCCGAGAAAATCATTACGATATTATTATTGATTTTCAGGGTCTTTTAAAAAGTGCTTTTTTTACTTTATTTACCCGTGGGGATATTCATGGTTTTGATAAAGCCTCTATCCGAGAAGCTGCTGCCTCTTACTTTTATAAATACACACATCCCGTATCAAAGCAAATTCATGCAGTTGTTCGCAATCGAGAATTAGCTTCCAAATGTTTTCAATACGAATTATTAGATCAGTCAGCTCATTTTGGATTAGAGATTCATAATATCAACAACTTTAATCTTTCTGAGCGCTATGTCGTTCTGATTCATGGATCTAGCAAAAAATCAAAACAATGGCCCATGGAACATTGGCTCAAAGTTATTCAGTTTTTTAATGTCCTAGGCTTAAGAGTTCTTTTACCATGGGGCAATCTTGAGGAATATCATTTCTCTAAATCTCTCCGCAAAGCCTCAACCAATTCTTTGGTGCTGCCTAAAATGAATATTAGTGATCTCGCTAATATTATTTCAGGGGCTAAATGTCTCATAGGCGTTGACTCTGGCCTCACCCATCTTGGCAATGCGTTAGGCATTCCAACTATTGGTCTTTATTTGGACAGCAACCCTTACCTCACTGGAGTTTATCCCAATATTAAGGTGCCATCAGTTAATCTAGGTGAGATAGGTGTGACACCTACCCCCGAATCCACGATTTCTCAAATTGAAGCAATTATTTAA